In one Streptomyces sp. NBC_01241 genomic region, the following are encoded:
- a CDS encoding cytochrome P450 → MAADTLLERITDYANRPNPYPLYAELREAGPVVPQADGSYLIGTYHEITALLHDPRISADPRSRGETMHEPPFLRLDDPEHHRLRTLAMRPFGPPHSPGRIDAMRGEIARITEELLTAFEAGRQVDIVDDFAYPLPVTVICRLLGVPREDEPLFRAWSDAVVASADVTPEDDSTERDRTGEQARIEMGQYLVDLAEQRRGRPSDDMLSAFVNEPDPALRLSRAELAETAVLLLIAGHETTVNLITNGVLTLLRHPGHLDQLRRKPGLLPQAVEELLRYEPPVHMRERIPLADMDVAGTTIPQGTPVVLVLASGNRDPKRFQDPDRFDPTRPDNQHLGFGSGIHLCYGAPLARIEAQAALGALIPRLGTARLVQDPPPYRQNAMLRGPRHLPIHI, encoded by the coding sequence ATGGCCGCCGACACCCTGCTGGAACGGATCACCGACTACGCCAACCGCCCCAACCCCTACCCGCTGTACGCGGAACTCCGCGAGGCCGGTCCCGTGGTTCCGCAGGCGGACGGCAGCTACCTGATCGGCACCTACCACGAGATCACCGCTCTGCTGCACGATCCGCGAATCAGTGCCGATCCCCGCAGCCGTGGCGAAACGATGCACGAGCCGCCGTTCCTGCGGCTCGACGACCCCGAGCACCACAGGCTGCGCACCCTGGCCATGCGACCGTTCGGCCCGCCGCACAGCCCGGGCCGGATCGATGCCATGCGCGGCGAGATCGCCCGGATCACCGAGGAACTGCTCACGGCATTCGAGGCGGGCCGGCAGGTGGATATCGTCGACGATTTCGCCTACCCGCTGCCCGTCACGGTGATCTGCCGGCTGCTCGGTGTGCCGCGCGAGGACGAGCCGCTGTTCCGGGCATGGTCCGACGCTGTGGTCGCATCCGCTGATGTCACGCCCGAAGACGACTCCACCGAGCGGGACCGGACGGGCGAACAGGCGCGGATCGAGATGGGCCAGTATCTGGTAGACCTCGCCGAGCAGCGCCGTGGCCGTCCGAGCGACGACATGCTCTCCGCCTTCGTCAACGAACCGGATCCGGCCCTACGGCTCAGCCGGGCGGAACTGGCGGAGACCGCCGTGCTGCTGCTCATCGCCGGACACGAGACCACGGTCAACCTGATCACCAACGGTGTGCTCACCCTGCTGCGCCACCCCGGGCATCTGGACCAGTTGCGTCGCAAACCGGGCCTGTTGCCGCAAGCGGTGGAGGAACTGCTGCGCTACGAGCCCCCGGTCCACATGCGCGAACGCATCCCCCTCGCCGACATGGACGTCGCCGGCACCACCATCCCCCAAGGCACGCCCGTCGTACTCGTGCTCGCCTCAGGCAACCGCGACCCCAAGCGGTTCCAGGACCCCGACCGGTTCGATCCCACCCGCCCCGACAACCAGCACCTCGGCTTCGGCAGCGGCATCCACCTGTGCTACGGGGCGCCGCTCGCCCGCATCGAGGCCCAAGCCGCCCTCGGGGCGCTGATCCCCCGCCTCGGCACGGCACGTCTGGTCCAGGACCCGCCCCCCTACCGGCAGAACGCCATGCTCCGCGGACCGCGCCATTTGCCCATCCACATATGA
- a CDS encoding DUF4118 domain-containing protein translates to MSHFPTRGPLAILAALAAPLAVCAVLLPFRSNIADTNVALILVVVVVAAAALGHRLAGALAAVSAAVWFDFFFTLTSTSRSPGPPTSPPPSCSSWSDWRSPSWPPAPAASR, encoded by the coding sequence ATGTCTCACTTCCCCACCCGAGGCCCCCTCGCGATCCTTGCAGCACTGGCGGCCCCGCTCGCCGTCTGCGCGGTCCTGCTGCCCTTCCGCAGCAACATCGCCGACACCAACGTCGCCCTGATCCTGGTCGTGGTGGTCGTCGCAGCGGCAGCCCTCGGACACCGCCTGGCCGGAGCACTGGCGGCCGTTTCCGCCGCCGTGTGGTTCGACTTCTTCTTCACCCTTACGAGCACTTCTCGATCACCAGGTCCACCGACATCACCACCGCCGTCCTGCTCCTCTTGGTCGGACTGGCGGTCTCCCAGCTGGCCGCCCGCGCCCGCCGCCTCCAGGTGA
- a CDS encoding DUF4118 domain-containing protein, with protein MARGRLRVYLGAAPGVGKSYAMLAEGQRRRSRGTDVVIGLVESHGRRLTAQMAEGLELVPRHTLVHRGGAYTEMDLDAVLARRPQVALVDELAHTNVPGSRNAKRWQDIEELLDAGIDVVTTLNIQHLESLNDVVEQITGVKQHERIPDEVVRRAEQVELVDMTPEALRRRMVHGNVYPADRIDVALTHYFRPGNLTALRELALLWVADRVEEGLQRYRTEHGIATPWETKERVVVALSGERDEEALIRRAVRIVSRSPGSELLAVHVARSDGLAGADAAVLAGQRALVESLGGSFHQVVGADVAAAVLQFTRAENATQIVLGGTRHGSLSGLLLGDQVAPKVTRLAGHLDVHILTHERMAHRAVVTLPPLAGGVGRARFWWGVAVGALLLPALTVLLVAVRGFGLAGVLLLYLLAVVGVALVGGLYPALGAAVAAGLLADYYFVPPVHSLVIGRPADAAVLVVFVVVALVVAGAVERALRWARAAARSAVEAATLSDLATGALRGQDDLPALLERVRETFGLAAVSLLERDSPGGRRWFTVASTGDTSPESPEEADTDVSITDTLVLAGHGRPLAAGDRRVFLACAAQVAASRENYRRRLQAAEAEERVTSDRRRADLLQELEPELAVARRALEQLRDREATGTEGERAALCDLGQGAVDRVRGQVRDLLALSRLHAGALEVFLRPVDLDDVLTVALDDLGPGGHDLTVRLPDDLPDVIADAALLTRVITNLAAHALRRSPAEAPPRVEAVPAAGRVDIRLVDHGPPAPEAAQQEPDGGHGPTSGVLRLCSDLAQAIGGTLRWEETTGGGLTSVLSLPAAAEA; from the coding sequence GTGGCTCGTGGGCGTTTGCGGGTGTACTTGGGGGCCGCGCCGGGCGTGGGCAAGAGTTACGCCATGCTCGCCGAGGGGCAGCGCCGCAGGTCCCGGGGGACGGATGTGGTGATCGGGCTCGTGGAGTCGCACGGCCGTCGGTTGACGGCCCAGATGGCGGAGGGGCTGGAACTCGTCCCTCGCCACACCCTGGTCCACCGGGGCGGGGCGTACACCGAGATGGACCTCGACGCGGTGCTGGCTCGCCGGCCGCAGGTCGCTCTGGTCGACGAGCTCGCGCACACCAACGTTCCCGGGTCGAGGAACGCCAAGCGCTGGCAGGACATCGAGGAGCTGCTCGACGCGGGCATCGACGTGGTCACCACGCTGAACATCCAGCACCTGGAGTCGCTCAACGATGTCGTGGAGCAGATCACCGGCGTCAAGCAGCACGAAAGGATTCCCGACGAGGTGGTGCGCCGCGCCGAGCAGGTCGAACTGGTCGACATGACGCCAGAGGCCCTGCGTCGCCGCATGGTGCACGGCAACGTGTATCCGGCCGACCGCATCGATGTGGCTCTGACGCACTACTTCCGGCCCGGCAATCTCACCGCCCTGCGCGAACTCGCCCTGCTGTGGGTCGCCGACCGTGTCGAGGAGGGCCTGCAGCGCTACCGGACCGAGCACGGCATCGCGACGCCCTGGGAGACGAAGGAACGCGTCGTGGTCGCACTCTCCGGTGAGCGGGACGAGGAGGCGCTGATCCGGCGTGCGGTGCGGATCGTCAGCCGGAGCCCGGGGAGCGAGCTGCTCGCCGTGCACGTGGCCCGCAGCGACGGCCTGGCTGGTGCCGATGCCGCGGTGCTGGCCGGTCAGCGAGCTCTGGTGGAGTCGCTCGGTGGTAGCTTCCACCAGGTGGTCGGTGCGGATGTCGCGGCGGCGGTGCTGCAGTTCACCCGGGCGGAGAACGCTACCCAGATCGTCCTGGGCGGGACGAGACATGGCAGCCTGTCCGGACTCCTCCTCGGCGACCAGGTGGCGCCCAAGGTGACGCGGTTGGCCGGTCATCTGGACGTGCACATCCTGACGCACGAGCGGATGGCGCACCGTGCGGTGGTGACGCTGCCGCCCCTGGCGGGAGGAGTCGGCCGAGCCCGGTTCTGGTGGGGAGTGGCCGTGGGGGCGCTGCTGCTGCCGGCCCTCACGGTGCTGCTGGTCGCGGTGCGCGGCTTCGGGCTGGCGGGTGTTCTCCTGCTGTACCTGCTGGCCGTGGTGGGTGTCGCACTTGTCGGCGGGCTGTACCCGGCGTTGGGGGCCGCGGTTGCCGCGGGTCTGCTGGCGGACTACTACTTCGTGCCGCCTGTTCATTCGCTGGTGATCGGTCGGCCCGCGGACGCGGCCGTCCTGGTGGTGTTCGTCGTGGTGGCGCTGGTCGTCGCCGGCGCGGTCGAACGGGCGCTGCGCTGGGCCCGCGCTGCCGCGCGGTCGGCCGTGGAGGCCGCCACCCTCTCCGACCTGGCGACCGGAGCGCTGCGCGGTCAGGACGACCTGCCCGCGCTGCTGGAGCGGGTGCGCGAGACCTTCGGTCTGGCCGCGGTCAGTCTGTTGGAGCGGGACAGCCCGGGCGGGCGCCGCTGGTTCACCGTCGCCAGCACCGGGGACACGTCACCGGAGAGCCCCGAGGAGGCGGACACGGACGTCTCGATCACGGACACCCTGGTGCTGGCCGGGCACGGCCGTCCCCTCGCCGCCGGGGACCGGCGCGTCTTCCTCGCCTGCGCGGCGCAGGTCGCGGCGAGCCGGGAGAACTACCGGCGCCGGCTGCAGGCCGCGGAAGCTGAGGAACGCGTGACCTCCGATCGGCGCCGGGCCGATCTGCTCCAGGAGCTGGAACCTGAACTCGCGGTCGCGCGGAGGGCGCTGGAACAGTTGCGTGACCGCGAGGCGACCGGTACGGAGGGGGAACGGGCGGCGCTGTGCGACCTCGGGCAGGGCGCCGTCGACCGCGTCCGCGGCCAGGTCCGCGACCTGCTCGCGCTCAGCCGCCTGCATGCCGGGGCGCTCGAAGTGTTCCTGCGCCCGGTCGACCTCGACGACGTCCTGACCGTCGCCCTCGACGATCTGGGCCCCGGCGGCCACGACCTCACCGTGCGGCTGCCCGACGACCTGCCGGACGTGATCGCCGACGCGGCCCTGCTCACCCGCGTGATCACCAACCTGGCGGCCCACGCGCTGCGCCGCAGCCCCGCCGAAGCGCCCCCGCGCGTCGAGGCGGTGCCGGCCGCTGGGCGGGTGGACATCCGCCTGGTTGACCACGGCCCGCCCGCGCCCGAGGCAGCACAGCAGGAGCCGGACGGCGGCCACGGTCCGACAAGCGGGGTGCTGCGCCTGTGCTCCGATCTCGCCCAGGCGATCGGTGGCACGCTGCGCTGGGAGGAGACCACCGGAGGCGGTCTCACCTCGGTTCTCAGCCTTCCCGCAGCAGCCGAGGCCTGA